A single window of Fischerella sp. PCC 9605 DNA harbors:
- a CDS encoding GNAT family N-acetyltransferase: MSLFSTLDENHKRDMSQPHYYLEMLGVAPAYQGQGIGSLLLQPVLKQADTEGLPCYLQTTTEKAVRFYQKHGFEVLRTVELPKGGSQLWTMKRSPKQVISQL; this comes from the coding sequence ATGTCGCTATTCTCCACACTGGATGAAAACCATAAACGTGACATGTCCCAGCCACATTACTATCTAGAGATGCTTGGTGTTGCACCTGCTTATCAGGGGCAAGGAATTGGTAGTTTACTTCTGCAACCCGTCCTCAAACAGGCAGATACTGAGGGATTGCCTTGCTATCTTCAGACTACTACAGAAAAAGCCGTCCGCTTCTATCAGAAACATGGTTTTGAAGTTTTGAGAACCGTTGAATTACCAAAGGGGGGTTCCCAACTGTGGACGATGAAGCGATCGCCGAAGCAAGTCATTAGTCAGTTGTAG